A single genomic interval of Pyrus communis chromosome 5, drPyrComm1.1, whole genome shotgun sequence harbors:
- the LOC137735267 gene encoding uncharacterized protein At1g28695-like, protein MDHPKHSSLGSNLAFLALFLACVVYVCIWSSSSSLINPLFPFQKRGVDCASQTTTAAATTEFNVVEDELETVLGKASMDNKTVIIAVINTAYAVQDVKADTTMLDLFIESFWQGEGTRTLVDHLVLVAVDQTAFDRCMFLRLNCYRLETEGVDFGGEKLFMSEDFIKMMWRRTWLLLEVLKRGYSFVFTDTDVVWLRDPFTKLSKNETEDLQMSTDMFFGDPWNASQLINTGFYYVRSNNKTIALFDRWYTSKDNATGLKEQDVLLSLFRGGITGELGLRVRFLDTLYFSGFCQNSKDFGQVTTVHANCCRSIVAKVKDLKAVLRDWKRFKRFMSHKRSSGTSTTSFQWTGHFGCWNSWAVPRNSGNATHKT, encoded by the exons cttcctctctAATAAAccctctctttccctttcaGAAACGTGGCGTCGACTGTGCGTCGCAAACA aCCACAGCCGCCGCCACCACGGAATTTAATGTGGTGGAGGACGAGCTTGAGACCGTCTTGGGCAAGGCCTCCATGGATAACAAGACCGTGATCATTGCCGTTATCAACACGGCATATGCAGTCCAAGATGTGAAGGCAGACACCACCATGCTTGACCTTTTTATTGAGAGCTTTTGGCAAGGGGAGGGCACGAGGACGTTGGTCGACCACCTCGTCCTCGTGGCGGTTGATCAAACCGCCTTCGACCGGTGCATGTTTCTGCGGCTGAATTGCTaccggttggagacggagggtGTGGATTTTGGGGGAGAGAAGCTTTTCATGTCTGAAGATTTTATCAAAATGATGTGGAGGAGAACTTGGTTACTGTTGGAGGTTCTCAAGCGTGGCTACAGCTTCGTGTTTACG GATACCGATGTTGTGTGGCTAAGGGACCCCTTCACAAAACTAAGCAAGAACGAAACAGAAGATTTACAAATGAGTACAGATATGTTCTTCGGGGATCCTTGGAACGCAAGTCAGTTGATCAACACTGGCTTCTACTACGTCAGATCCAATAACAAGACCATAGCACTGTTTGATAGATGGTACACCTCCAAGGACAATGCCACAGGACTGAAAGAGCAGGATGTCCTATTGAGCTTGTTCCGAGGGGGTATTACCGGGGAGTTGGGACTTAGGGTAAGGTTCTTAGACACCCTTTATTTCAGTGGTTTTTGCCAAAACAGCAAGGACTTCGGGCAAGTGACCACGGTCCACGCCAATTGTTGCCGGAGTATTGTCGCCAAAGTTAAGGACTTGAAAGCCGTCCTCCGGGATTGGAAGCGGTTCAAGAGGTTCATGTCCCACAAGAGGAGTTCTGGTACTAGTACGACGAGTTTCCAATGGACTGGGCACTTTGGATGTTGGAATTCCTGGGCCGTTCCCCGTAACTCTGGTAATGCAACTCATAAGacatga
- the LOC137733702 gene encoding uncharacterized protein, which produces MPPRTVKRGGAAGAKRTTRVTRGTHKAQNQVQPEAPDELVKAEDAVPMVESKEDLNVEEIKEKPIAADKLVAVEEKPVVDEKASVIDQSGPSEMEVEAKAEQNGLKKQDKVKESIDDYEKDEQLELEDNEAEYEPEEDGGVDYDEKEMEQEDIQELGDEGDEEPEEIVGEEEGDMAEEELEDGHEELEGEEFEEHASEEHEHEHAEMVDEEEEHHEVVKERRKRKEFEVFVGGLDKDASEADLRKAFAGVGEVTEVRLMMNPQTKKNKGFAFLRFGTVDQARRAVAELKHPVINGKQCGVTPSQDSDTLFLGNICKTWTKDALREKLKHYGVDNVEGLTLVEDTNYEGMNRGFAFLEFSSRSDAMDAFKRLQKRDIVFGVDRPAKVSFADSFIDPGDEIMAQVKTVFVDGLPASWDEDHVQDLLKEYGNVEKIELARNMPSAKRRDFGFVTFDTHEAAVTCAKSINNAELGEGDNKAKVRARLSRPLQRGKGKHVGRGDYRSSRGVGRVVRGSWVHPAPRPLPPMRSGLRGVGSRIPPASVKRPVALRDRHHVMSSYPPRGRPLPPPSRSYDRRPPVPAYPKSSFRREYSRHEDLPPPRSRAAPDYGSRAVPERRQSYRDDYAQRGPAYSDPPRSTSRTTGRRAYVDEGYGQRYERHPPPPPPSYREGRARDYDTISGSKRAYSALDDVPPRYADAGIRQSRARLDYEYESGSSQYGDGYSDRLGRSSMGYGSSRTSQDSHGLYSSRQGMGYGGGSYGGSDVGGMYSSSYGGDYISRGSDVGGSSYSSMYSGRGAGGSSYMGSGGSGSYY; this is translated from the exons ATGCCTCCGAGGACGGTGAAGAGAGGTGGGGCGGCGGGAGCGAAGAGGACGACGAGAGTCACCAGGGGGACGCACAAGGCCCAGAACCAGGTCCAGCCTGAGGCTCCAGATGAGTTGGTGAAGGCCGAGGATGCGGTGCCGATGGTGGAATCTAAAGAGGATCTCAATGTTGAAGAGATTAAGGAGAAGCCAATTGCGGCGGACAAGCTGGTGGCTGTCGAGGAGAAGCCAGTTGTTGATGAAAAGGCATCCGTTATTGATCAGTCAGGGCCTTCAGAGATGGAAGTTGAAGCGAAAGCAGAGCAGAACGGATTAAAAA AACAAGATAAGGTTAAGGAGTCTATAGATGATTATGAAAAAGATGAACAATTAGAGCTGGAGGATAATGAAGCTGAGTATGAACCTGAAGAAGATGGTGGGGTTGATTATGATGAGAAGGAAATGGAACAAGAGGATATCCAGGAGCTCGGGGATGAAGGAGATGAAGAACCTGAGGAGATTGTAGGTGAAGAAGAAGGTGATATGGCTGAGGAAGAGTTGGAAGATGGCCACGAAGAACTCGAGGGTGAAGAGTTTGAGGAGCATGCTAGCGAGGAGCATGAGCATGAGCATGCAGAGATGGTTGACGAGGAAGAGGAGCACCATGAAGTTGTAAAGGAGAGACGGAAGCGCAAGGAGTTTGAAGTATTTGTTGGTGGTCTAGACAAGGATGCAAGTGAGGCTGATCTTAGGAAAGCTTTTGCTGGTGTTGGTGAAGTTACTGAGGTCAGGCTGATGATGAACCCTCAGACTAAGAAGAACAAGGGATTTGCGTTCTTGCGTTTTGGAACTGTAGATCAAGCAAGGCGAGCAGTTGCAGAGCTTAAACATCCAGTG ATTAATGGAAAACAGTGTGGTGTTACTCCAAGTCAAGACAGTGATACTCTTTTTCTGGGTAACATATGCAAGACATGGACAAAGGATGCT TTGAGAGAGAAGTTGAAACATTATGGAGTAGATAATGTTGAGGGTCTGACATTGGTCGAAGATACTAACTATGAGGGAATGAATCGAGGCTTTGcttttttggaattttcttcTCGTTCAGATGCCATGGATGCTTTTAAGCGACTTCAAAAAAGAGATATTGTGTTTGGAGTTGATAGGCCTGCAAAAGTTTCTTTTGCAGATTCCTTCATTGATCCTGGTGATGAAATCATGGCACAG GTCAAAACTGTGTTTGTTGATGGCCTACCTGCTTCATGGGATGAGGACCATGTCCAAGATCTTCTTAAGGAATATGGGAATGTTGAAAAGATTGAGCTTGCGCGGAACATGCCCTCTGCTAAGAGGAGAGATTTTGGTTTTGTCACATTCGATACTCATGAGGCTGCAGTTACTTGTGCTAAAAGCATTAACAATGCAGAGTTAGGTGAAGGAGACAACAAG GCGAAAGTCAGGGCGAGGTTATCAAGACCGCTCCAGAGGGGTAAAGGAAAACATGTTGGACGCGGAGATTATCGTTCTTCTAGGGGGGTTGGACGAGTTGTTAGAGGTTCATGGGTTCACCCAGCACCACGCCCTCTCCCTCCTATGCGTAGTGGGTTAAGGGGAGTTGGAAGTCGAATCCCACCAGCCAGTGTAAAGAGGCCTGTTGCGCTAAGAGATAGACACCATGTGATGTCATCTTATCCACCAAGAGGCAGGCCTTTGCCTCCTCCATCTAGGTCCTATGACAGGAGGCCACCTG TTCCTGCATACCCAAAAAGTAGCTTCAGGAGGGAATATAGCAGGCATGAGGACCTTCCTCCTCCAAGGAGTAGAGCAGCCCCTGATTATGGATCAAGGGCTGTTCCAGAAAGACGCCAATCGTACAGAGATGACTACGCTCAGCGTGGTCCTGCCTACTCTGATCCACCAAGAAGTACATCTCGTACAACAGGAAGGAGAGCTTATGTTGATGAAGGTTACGGACAGCGGTATGAAAGGcatcctccccctcctcctccaaGTTACCGTGAAGGTCGTGCTCGTGATTATGACACTATTTCTGGTTCAAAACGTGCCTACTCTGCACTG GATGATGTTCCTCCCCGTTATGCTGATGCGGGCATCCGCCAATCTAGGGCACGGTTAGACTATGAGTATGAAAGTGGTTCATCTCAATATGGTGATGGCTATAGCGACAG ACTTGGGAGATCTAGTATGGGATATGGAAGCAGCAGAACAAGTCAGGATTCTCATGGACTATACAGCAGTCGTCAGGGCATGGGCTATGGAGGAG GTTCTTATGGTGGCAGTGATGTTGGTGGAATGTACTCATCCAGCTATGGTGGTGATTATATATCTCGTGGCAGTGAT GTTGGAGGTAGCTCTTACTCATCAATGTACTCTGGCCGTGGTGCGGGTGGAAGCAGTTATATGGGTTCAGGTGGTTCTGGTTCATACTATTGA